CTTGGTGCCCTGCATGTGGGTCATGTGGACGTGCAGGGGTGCAGCACCCATTCCTGGGGGACTCCAGTGTAGCTTGTGCAGCTGTGGGCACCATTGGTGATTACAAATGCAAAGGGAACAGCTGCTGTAGAGCTACCCACGTGCGATAGGTGAACAATTTTGCACCAAGGCACCATTTCTCTTCCATAGGGAATTACCATTCAGAATTTAATGTACATATATTATCCTCCGATGAGGCCAGTGGAATACAAAGATATGAAAACTGCCTTTTCCCTTTGGCCATTGCCCTTGGGGTCTGTTAACAACAGAGATGGTGACCCTGCTAACTCCCTCAGTCCACCAAGTTCTTGACCTCGTCTGTGGTCTGCCAGCCCCCAGGGGAGGAGCTCGGGTCTCCTTGCTGCCTCACAGGTGCCTCTTCACACCTGAGCCCAGCACAGCTCTTGCTCTTGAACTTCCTGTCGCTTCAAGTGATGGGACTCAGCCATGCAGGTGGTAACTGTGCCAGCTTTGCGCTGCCTCCTGATCTTTCGTAGCTCATTTGGGTCCAAAAGGTCCTCAGCCGTAacctagtttcatttttgaagCTCTGCATAGCTTTGGTGGTTTTTGGTGTTTAATCACTGGGCACGGACATTTGCTCTCCCCTTAAATCCCAGTGCCTGTGCTCATGTATCTTTCCCAATAGAGATGCACCTAATTTGTGCAACTCCTTTTTTTGctgcattttcttctctctctggagGCCCATGGGGACAGACTCTGGTGAGGCCTGTGTTTGCTGTTTTAGGGTACAGTGTCAAACCAGGGTGCATGGAAGCTCACTGAGGGCAGGAAGGTTCAGAACTCAATTAATGCCCATGCTACTTGCCAGCAGTGGAGCTCTATAATACATTATCAGAGTATCTTTATATAGAGTTTAATGTATGTTTCCTTTACATACTTTTTCCTATTTAAACCACACATCACATTGCAGAACAGCCTCCCCCACAGCACTGCCAGGCGGGCTAATGCCcttctccccattttatagaacctgaggctcagagtttTCTGTTCCCAAGGCTGCACAGCTCAAAGGCTGCAGTCCTTCTTTGGCCTTACTTTCCTGTGGCTCTGGAACCTGTGGGTTCCCCATGGTCCCGTCTCCCTCCTCCCTTGTGTCTCAGGCCTTGGTGCTGTACTCCCCGGGACCACCGCCCTCTGCAAGCAGTCATGTTTTAGTGCAGCAGTAAGAAAAGGTTCTGCATAGAAGGCCCTCTGAGTAATACAGGGAACTTAACAATTCTTTTTAGGAAAGTATCCATTAGAACACAAAagacagctgtgaaatgaaggcACTCAGTGCCTAAAATCACCCCTGGGTTATTTGGAACTTCTACATGCCCAGAGGAGCCCACAGTGTAGCCATGTTGTGCAAAGCATGTGTGTGCAAgacatggatgtgtgtgtgtgtgcaggggtggGAGGCTTAAGTCACACTTCCTGGTCAAATGTCTGCTAAAACACATTTCTTTCTGTTCCCCGCATATGCCATGCATAGTTGATATTTAGCCTATTGGAGCTTTCCCACCAGCCCCCTCTCTCTGTGTCAAAATATTGCCCACCACTGAATGCCCCACAAAAGACTCTGTACAAAACCTTTGCTCACTAGTCCAGCCCACCCTGAACTGTCCCTCTACTAAGCCCTTTTAGCACTGATTATCTGTACCCCACTTTATTGTTTATTGTTCTCTAATTGTTTCATGAGTCTTTTCTCTCCAACCAAATTATAAGCTGCATGAGGGCAAGGAATGTGTGTCATACGTCTTTTGGATCTTCCTCAGACTATAGCGCCAAGGTAGGTACAAAGTAGGTCCCTAGTAAACTTGACTTGGACCACTCAGAACCCCAAACGCTGTGAGCACTTTCTACATACCTTTGTATGTTGTAGCTCCCATGTCGCAAGCATTCTCCTCTCTCTGGATGCCCCTCGGACAGGCCCCACTGAGAGGTCCGTGTTTGCTGTTTCAGGACACGATGTCGTACCAGGACATGGTGAAGCTCACTGAGGACAGGAAGGCGCAGAACTCGATCAAGGACAACATGGAGAACTACAGGAAGCTGCTGTTCCTGGGTAAGCCGCTGCTCCCGCAGGCACTGGAGCATTTTCCCACCTTCCTCTTTGCAGCTGCAGGATGGTAGAGTCCACGTTGATCTCTCTGGACTTCAAGGGTAATCAGAAACCTTTGAAAGACCTCAAAGCAGAAGCATAAACAAAGAGATTTCTGTCTCTAAGAAATCCTTCTGGCTCTGGGTGAAGACCCTATGGCACAGGGTTGGGGGAACACGGAGATGGCACTTGCCACAAGAGCTGATGCTTTCATAGGTGGTGACAGCAGACTTTTAAATACACACTCAGGACGGGACCCTAACATCCCGTGTGCACCTCCAAGAAGAACCTAGCTTGGCCTAGCAGGCAGTTGGCCGTGCAGGTCTGGCGCAGTGGAGAGAGAGCTGTACCGAGAGTTCTGTGTGAGGCAGTGGAGCCTTGAGGAGCTCCAGTGTCGGCAGAAGAGGCAGGGAAAGAAGAGTCAAGAGGTAGGAGGACACCCCTGGAGGCCAGTGAAACGGGACATCAAGATGGAGGAGGTGGTTAGGAAAAGGTGAAGCCTGAAAAAGATGCAGTGAATTTAGGGAGGCATGAAGGTCTCTCTGTACAAAAGAGTAGGTGGAGTCAGGAAGATTAATTACATTCATGTTAGAACGAGCTAAGGAATGGTAGTAAGGAAGTGAAACTGCAAATACAAGACACCCCAAGGATTGGATTTGGGCTACTTCATATTTAGTGGCTCAGCGAAAGGCAGACATCAATTTATAGTGCTGAGTCTTGGTCCCCAACTTGAGTATGAGCTGTCGTATTATTGTGAACAGGGCTTCAGCTTGCCGAAGATGATGGCCACTCCCACATGACACAAGGCCATTCACGGTCAAAGAGAAGTGCCTACCCAAGCACCAGTCGAGGTAAGCACTAGGTAGATGACGCTTAGTGGCCACTTTAATCGGTGAGATGGGCACTGATCTGTACATACACACAGTGAGTCCTCACTTAACGTCCACAGGCTCTGGAACTGTACGTGAAATGAGCAGGCTAATTGATGTCAACAGGGTTAAATTCCTACGGCATCTCAGCAATGTTAAAATGAAACAATGTCACTCGAGGACCTGCTGTACTGATAAGCCTTGAGCAATTTATATTCACACCACCGTCACGGAAGACCTACTGTGATTTTGCACAAGTACAGGAACTAGGGAGTATTTACATTTCGTGTTTCTTTTCAGGTCTGAGAACCATGCCTGAAGCCAAAAAGTCAACCCATCGCCGGGGGATCTGTGAAGAGGAGGCTTCGCATGGAGCGATCATGGAAAAATTCAAGGACGTTTTGCAAAACCCCACATCCGCGAGACCGAGAGTACCTAGTGACCGGTTTCCAAGGGTCCCCAGAAGGGCAGACCACGATTGGAAAGAAGTGTCCTTAGACAGAGAGTCAGTGATTCAGGAGGGGGGCTGTGCAGGGAATGCCTGTCGGGGAGCTTGTAATTGTAACTCAAACCTTGTTTCCAAAAAGAAAGTTCTCGAGAGAAAAAGGCGCTATGAGTTTGACACCGATGGGAAGGGTTCTGCTCACGATCAGAGAGACTCTCCCCGGAAGAAACCCTTTGAAGGGGGTGAGATGAGAAGAGCCATGAGCATGAGCAGCCTTAGCCCCCCTTCTGCCGAGTCGCAGCCGCTTGATTTTGCCGCCATGCCCTATGTGTGTGATGAGTGCGGGAGGGCTTTCAGTGTGATTTCTGAGTTTGTCGAACATCAGATCATGCACACTAGAGAGAATCTCTATGAGTATGGTGAAGCGTTTCTCCGTAGTGTGGCTGTCACTCGGAAAAGTGCGGCTCGAGGGAAATGCTTTGAGTGTAAGGAGTGTGGGGAAACCTTCGATAAGACCGTCGATCTTGCTGAGCATTGTCAGATTCACTCTAGAGGGCATCTCACAGAATGTAATGATGAGGAATATGAGGAGCCCTTCATGCCTAGCCCCACCTTCAGTGAGCTTCAGAAAATGTATGGGAAAGAGAAATTCTATGAGTGTAAGGTGTGTAAGGAAACCTTCCTTCATAGTTCTGCTCTGGTTGAGCACCAGAAGAAAATCCATGGGAGAGATGACAAAGATGATGAAGTCTTCAAGCCCAACCCAGCCTTTAAGGGGCTGCAGAGAATGCATGCTAAAGAGAAAATGTACGAATGTAATGTGTGTGGGGAGACCTTCCGCCACAGCTCATCTCTGAAAGAACATCAGAAGATTCACACCAGAGCAAACCTGTTTGAAAACAAGAGCAAAGCGTGTGAGGAAACCTTTATTCCTGGTCAGCCCCTTAGAAGGCGTCAGAAATATTACTTACAGGAAAAGCTCTATAGCTTTAAAGATGATGGGGATGCCTTTGGGCAAAAGTTCCTGTTCCCCAGTGAGCATCCCTCAGTTCATTTTCAGAAGAATTCCTATGAAGGCAGGGCGTATGGGAAGTCTGTCATTCATAGCAGGCCCTTTACTGAGTCTCGGAAGAGTCATACTATAACAAGACCACCTGAGAACGAGGACGAGAAGGCATTCACCATTAGCTCTAATCCTGATGACAACCAGAAGATTACCACTAAAGAAAATGTCCTTGAGAAGAAACCAAACGAGAGGTCTGTTATTCATAGCTTATCTTTGGCTGAAGTTCAGAAATGTCACAGTGCCGTGGGGCCCAATAAACCAAAAGTGATTGCAGAGTCTACCATTACAAGCCCAAATATTCCTGAACAGAAAGTCCATGCTGGAGAGAAGACCTCTGAAGAAAAGAAGAATGAGAGGTCCGTTATCCATAGCTTACCCGTTTTCAAACTTCCCAAAAGTCCCAGTGGAAATGAATGGAATGAGAAGGGAGGATTCTCAAATCTTCATGCTAAGCAACAGAAACCTCCTGCCAGACCCACCCCTAATGAAGGGGACAAGAGTAACAACTACAAGGACTCTGTTATACGCCGTGTATCTGGTACTGAACCTCCAAAAAGTCTTGCTGCAGAGGGAGCCAGTGAGTTTAAGAAGGATGGCCAATCGACTGTTTCCAAATCAAATGTCCCTGAACATCAGAAGGCTCGTgctaagaagaaaaacattgagCGCAGGAACTGCGAGACTTCAGTAATTCACTCCCTGCACTTCggtgaacctgaaacctttctcCCCAGAGAGAAACTCTATGAATGTCCAGAGTGTGGAGAGTCCTTCGTTCGTAGCTCCGACCTCACTGAACATCAGAAGATTCACCATAGAAAGAAGCCTTTTGGAAGCAAAAACTACGAACGATCTGTTATTCGCAGTGTAGCCTCTGCTGATCCACAGACAAGTTATGCTGAACAGCCAGTGCAGGTGAGATATGGCCAAGAGCCAGAAGGGATGACTTGCATTCAGCAGCCAGAGCAGGCTAGTTTTCTTGATGAGCTAGTGGAGATGAGTTATGTGAAAGAGCCAGTGCAAGGTTACGGTCAGGAGCCAGTGGGGATGACCTGCCTTCAAGAGCCAGAAGGGATGACCTGCCTTCAAGAGCCAGAAGAGATGACCTGCCTTCAAGAGCCAATCCAGACTAGTTTCTTCGAAGACCTAGTGGAGATGAATTATGTTGAGGAACCAGTGCAGGGTTACGGTCAGGAGCCAGTCGGGATGATTTGCATTCAACAGCCAGCACAGGCGAGTCATCCTCGCCAGCCAGTGGGAGTGAGTTCTGCTGGACAGCCAGCACAGGCAAGTCATCCTCGCCAGCCAGTAGGAATGAGTTCTGCTGGACAGCCAGCACAGGCAAGTCATCCTCGCCAGCCAGTAGGAATGAGTTCTGCTGGACAGCTGGCACAGGCAAGTCATCCTCGCCAGCCAGTGGGAGTGAGTTATGCTGGACAGCCGGCACAGGCAAGTTGTGCTCAGCATCCAGTGCCGCAAGAATGTAAGGACTGTGGGCAATCCTTCGCGACCATTGAAGACCTTGGTGCCCATCAGAAAATCTACACTCAGGAGAAGTTCCATGGAGGTTCTGTTATTCGGGGTGCAGTCGGTGGCCGGCCTGAGCAGGAAGAGCCTgagccggaggaggaggaggaggaggaagattcTGAGGATTCAATCTATGGATGTAAGGACTGTGGGCTGGGCTTTGCAGATCGGGCCGACCTTAAGGACCATCAGAAAGTTCATGGCAGAGAGTACCTTGTCGACACTCGTGAGTACACTCAGTCTGTAATTCACACCCATTCCATCAGCGAGTATCAGAGAGACAACACTGGAGAGCAGCTCTTCGAATGCCCAGCATGTGGCGAGTCTTTTGTTCACAGCTCATTCCTCTTTGAGCACCAGAAAGTTCATGAGCAAGACCCATATTATGGCCACAGGAGGTATGATGAGCCTTTTATGAATCCTTTCATCCTTAACCCACAGAGGTTCCGTGCCCCACAGGCAAATCCTACAGCGATGTATCTTCAGTGCCACGTGTGTGGGCAAGATTTCATTCATGGCTCTGTCTTCAATGAGCATCTGGCACTTCACATGGGAGAGGGCTCACCGGAGCAGGCCCAGAGGAGCAGTGACGCTGTCAGTGCAGGCTTGGCCCTCGCAGAGTTACAGAGAAGCCAGGCCGAAGAGAAGCACTACGAGTGTGGAATATGCGGAGAGGCCTTCCTCAGCCAGGCAGACCTGAGGGAGCACAAGAAAATTCACGAGAAGGATGATGAGCCCTACGATTACGGGGCTTCCTTCGTTCATACCTCGTTTCTTACCGAACCCCCGAAGGGAGATTCTCCATTCTTTGAGTGCAAGGACTGTGGGAAGTCCTTCATTCATAACACAGTTCTCACTAAGCACCAGAAGTTCCATGTGGAAGAGGAAGAAGCAGCAGCCCAGGAAGTCGAAGCCAATGTTCTTGTTCCTCGAGAAGTTCTGCGGATCCAGGGGTCGAACATGGAGGCTGCCGAGCCAGAAGTGGAGGCCGCTGAACCGGAAGTAGAGGCTGCTGAGCCCAATGTGGAGGCCGCTGAGCCCAATGGGGAGGCTGAAGGACCAGATGGGGAGGCTGCAGAGCCAAATGGAGAGGCCGAACAGCCCAACGGAGAGGCCGAACAGCCCAACGGGGATGCTGATGAACCAGATGGTGCAGGAATCGAAGACCCtgaagagagagatgaagagctAGAGGGGAAGGCTGAAGAGCCAGAGGGGAAGGCTGAAGAGCTAGAGGGGAAGGCTGAAGAGCCAGAGGGAGATGCCGATGAGCCAGATGGTGCAGGGATCGAAGACccagaagaagaagatgaagatgaagagatTCAGGTTGAAGAACCATACTATGACTGCCGGGAATGTGGAGAGACCTTCACTACCACCTCGGCCTACGGGGAGCACCGGCAGACCCATGCCAGAGTGATCATATTTGAGTCTGGAAATGTCTATGGGGAAGGCTCCCACTACACTGGGCAGGCCAGCACCAGCACTCAGGGCAGCGATAGGGCTGAAGACAAGTACTTCAAATGTGATGTCTGCGGTCAGTTCTTCTGCGACCGCCTCTCCCTTGCTAGACACCAGAACACCCACACTGGCTGAGAACACAAGTGGAAGGTCGGACAGCCTTTCCTGACTTAGGACCTGACCCTCACAGCAAAACCACAGCAACCCATAGTAACGTCAGAAGGACACTTAGCTTGGCTTGTACACACTGACTTTTAACCTCGGATACCTTGGACTGGAAAGGAACCGGAGGCGGTTCCATTGGTCTTACCTCTTTCCCCGTCGTACACCAGTGCGTGCATGTGGGGACGCCACAGCACATCCCTTCCCTTTCATCCTAGTGACCGGGTTGAGGGACAGTCCTAGGAGAGCTGAGACTACAGAAATAGCCCCAACCAAATGATACCCCTGTAACCTACATATAACTTTCCTGAGCTGTATATAAAATAGCAAATCATAGCAAACAGTAGTCACAGGTACTTGGATTTAATGATACAGAGTTACAGTTTACTGTGCAGAGATACCTCCGTGgtatgctttgattttttttttttattggaagagGAAATGAGCAACACACTTGTAAATATCTTAGTTCCTGTGAAAGATTTGTTGTGCATTACTTTAACCCCTTCAGTATCTTTCTGAGTAACTGTGTTGTCCCTTACTCTTAAATATTCCTGTCAAGGTGTAGGCATGCAAGATAATGTCCTTTCCTCTGTGCGGTTCGAAAGGAGTTCTTTGAGCTTCCTTTTCAGTCATCTCGTCTACACCAACACCTTGTAACCTAATGCTGTATACGCCTTTGCAATTTGTGGATTGACCTTTTGTGACCCAAGTTGATTCCTTGCCATATTGTACCTTGCAGTGATTCTCATGCAAAAATACTGCAAGTTTGTGTTTGTTTAACCAACTTAATGTGTGCTCGAGAGTGAATCCACAAACGCCAAGCTTTTCCCTGTAAATCTTGCTTCTTTGCCTTTAAGAGAGTGGGTTGCAACCATCACTAGATCGCGACAGTGCCTAATGAAGGTTGAAACCGTCAGGAGAGCCTCTCCTGTTGTAAATATGGATGCAGGTGACAACTGTCATCACTTTTTGTGCGCTTTCTGCCTTAAGTGACACGTAGCAGCGTGGCTTTGTTAGTGTGTGCCGCCACGAGTCAGCTTGCACCTGGGCGCCCAGGAGCTTGTATCCTTAGAGCTTTCTATTACCGAACCTAATTCTTGTCTTCACCTGTCTGACCCTCAGCCCCGTGTCTAACtcgcattttttttaaaaagaaaagctttctttACAGTCAACCTAAGCTTAACATGGACTCAGGTTCCCAGCGCCTTAATTTGTTTTGTTACCATTGTTCTCTCCTCGTTCAGCCCTCCTGAGTAGTTTTGATCTGATTCCATTAATTACAGATCGACCTTACAGCTTGCGGTTTCCTGTGTCCTTTTCTGTGGGCCACTTGTGCTCCTTTTGCTTCCCCTCACCCCTGCGTCGTgactattgagattttttttttttttggctttgtgttgactggaaaaataattttaaaatttaaaaaaaatgtaaagtggATCTGATGAAGAAGTGAACAAAAGATAAGAGCAGAtcatttgagaaagaaaatgccaATGCTTTCTTTGGGAATGTGCCCAAATCTCACTCTCCTAGATCTGCATGGTTAGGGCTTGAGAGTGTCAGAGCTGCTGGGAGTGCCAAAGTCTGGAGGAGttgtggggctgagggcatggAGCAGAACGGAGGAAGCCAAAGAAAGGAGTCCTAACACAGCAGCAGACCGGGAGGGTGAGGAAGCAGGCAGAGGGAAACACCGGAAATGGACTGGAAGGCCAGGTCGGTGAGAATATGGCCTGGGCACTTTAGAGGGGGCCATCTGGATGGCACAGTGGTGGCGAGGGCCAGCTGCATTGAAAGACCAGAGGTTGGAACGGACATCCGGAAAAATGGGAGCAGGGCCCTTGAGAAGGGAGCCATTGCTGATGTTGGGGCCAACTCGGGTTCATCCCTGTTGGCAGCACCAATTGGTAGCTCCTTCTCCGAAAGCAACTCGCCAAATGTCAGGGTGTTCGTTCCAACCTTGTGTTCGTGAAAAATTAGGAACAACTTTGATGCCAAACAATAGAATGATTAAGTGAACCTATGTTGATTCTTACTCAgctgttttaaaaatgataatcatGCAGAGTTATGTAGTAGCGTGGAAATATATTTACAgaatattaagtggaaaaaagCAGGACACAGAATTATATTTATACTACAATTATAACTGTTTAAAAAGGTATGATTTTAGTCAACAGCTGTTGTGTTGTAGGCTTCTAGTTGagcattatttttcttaaattccttGATGTTCTTAATGGTGGTGGTGTTGTTACTAAAAAGTTTATAGTCATGTCTCCATTGTGAACAAAATTTGAACTCATTATCAGATActtggaaaaatacagaaaagtggaggaaaacaaacaaaccatattCCCACCATCCAAAGACAGATACAATCTTTAGtatattgtttcttgtttctgtgCACAGGCTTATGATTATCACTGTGTTAAACTGTGTATTCAAAGTTGATGTTATGTTACCTTGGTTTTCAAATGTCCCTTATTAATagtattctgattttaaaaagtttattatgCTTCTATTACAAGCATAATACAtacccagaggaaaaaaaattggaagatacagtaaattagaaaagaaaaaacttcaCTCATATTCCCAACACCCAACAACTGAATATCTTGATCTGTTTCCTCCATCTTGTGCACAAACTTATGGTGAGTGTTGAATATGTATGCATCAAGTCTACAGTGATAAAAAGTGTGGAGAATCATTAACATAGTGTTGTTGTTATGGAATTATGGTTAAGTATTTTGTCTCAAATTCCTTGGGTGATCTTTGGTGTTTTGCTATTAAATCTTATGTATTTTCCCATTGCAAATATAATACTCAGAATTTGGGGGAATTCaatcaaatagaaaagaaatccACCCATATTCCCAGCACCTAACAGCTCCTATTAACATCTGTCTGTACACCAGTCTGTGATTGTTAGGGTGTTAATGATAAGTATGCATAGAGTCAAAGATGGGAAGAAATATGGAAAGTAATTAAGAAATAGGTGTGTGGTTGTGGGATTACAGTTAAGTATTTTGTCTTGATTTCCTTGAATGATCTTTATCGTAGTGTTTTGGTAATTCACTTTTATTATATCTATTTCCATAGTAATCACAGCGTGTGTTCATTATAGAAACTTGGAGAAAGTAGAAGAGATACACCCATATTTTCATCATCCAAAGACTGTGGTTAACATCTTGATATATTTTTGCATCTTGTTTCTGTGCACAGGTTTTTGGTTTGTTAATATGGTTGTGGTCGTTCTATCTCTCTGTAATAGTGtcaccaataaaaataaagttaacaatAAGATCTTTCTCAGTctcttcttttatccattttaagtgtCTGGGGTTGATaactacagtttttaaaattataaatccaAAAACTTAGTGCCTTCTTAGGCCTTAACTTTTGCCTTAAAACTCTTATTTCAGTTTTAAGTATTGCATATTCTGATTTGAAGGGATTTTTAAATGCATGATTCCACATTTTTAGCTATGTTTATACAATTAAAACATTCTTAATAGTGTTtaatcagtagatgagtggataaaaaagccgtggtacatttctaccatggaatactatgcagcagtaaaaaagaagaatatcttgCCCTTTgatgacagcatggagggacctggagagtataaagctaagtcaaataagtcagtcagagaaagacaagtatcacatgaccgcactcatgtggaatcttaagtaaaataaactgatgatcggagtggattcagagacatggagcatggaacagagtgtggaatctcagggaaggcgggggagggtgggtggatgggaggtaGTTAACCCAAGaccatgtatgtatatatgcatggcccatggacacagacaatagggtgctgaaggacTGGTGTGGGGGGTTAGAGGGGGGGtcactggggggaaaaagggaacatatgtaatactttgaacaataggaaaaaaaaacacgatAACCACATGTGAATTTCAGTTATTTGAGTCGGTATTCCTAAATCTTCCCTGAGGTTAAAGGTGTTTATCTTGAGTCATGTCCCTTGTAAACCTGACCTCACCACCAGAAACATCCCGGGCAACTTGGCGGGTTGTTCCCCAGATATGTTGGgaggtgatttttaaatatgcctGTGCGTCCATCATGGCCAGAGATGTCCAGCCAGGTTGCCCCATCCCCAATTGGGGATGGTGCCCCTGATTCTATGACACAAAGGAGATTTCCCATATTTGACATTCTTCTAAGCCCCTTAGCGACTCTGGAATTTGTCAGAGCCCTGCGTTCTTTCGTACTCTCAGGACTTGTGTGTATTAAAATGGAAGTCCATCCTGTTTCGGTCATGTCCTGTGGTGTCTGACTGGTCACAACGCTAATGTCCTGTGAGAGGGAGCATCAGTGTAGGTCATGGTGAGGGTCAGTTCTTGCGTAAGATTGATTTCCCGAAGAGTATATCATGGAAGGAAGTAGACGAAGGGAATGCAGTGAGGGTCCCCTGGAGTTGCCTGACCAGCACTTAACACTCTGGGGAATtcttcccctcccacctcagTTGTAGGGATAACTACTCCCAGGCCACCACGTTTATTCTGCGAGATTTGACCCctctctggcctccgctgatggGTGCTCATGGGTTCCCAGTGTCCAGACTCAGACTAAGGGCCACCTGAATGGTCATATAGGTTGGGGCTGGGTGTGCTGAGGAACCAACAGACCTGGGATAAAGCCacatggccagagggaagcttggTTCCTGGTGCCTCAACCACCCCCGTGCCCTGTGAATCCTCGCAGAACTGCCTAACTTTGGGTTCCCTAACTCTTACGTCTTTAAGGCTCCTCCCCTCTCAAGTGAGATGGCTTTATTATTGGTGTCATTCATGCTGTTTTCACCAAACCCaaatccctcccccttcctgggaCCACTCGGTCTTGTGAGAACGCCAcagcaccctgccctgccccttccaAAGGCTGGGCTTGGTGCCAACCAGGCTCCCCGAGCACATGAACACAAATTATTCCAGTGGCAGCACTGACCATTACTAGTTCCTGCTGCACAGGCAGCCAGCGCTATGCCAGTGACTTGTGCTTCTTGAGGCCTGATTGATCAGTTCTGCCTTTGATTCTCTGAGCCACAGTGTGCTCCCAGTCGATTCCATGTTTGCTTTATGTGGCTGGAGTGAGTGATTTGCAACCCAAAGGAGCCCCAGCTGATATAGAAGTTGATGCCAGAGAATGGGTTGGTGCTAATCAACCCTGAGGGAAATGTGGATTGCTTTCCATTAAATGTGGGGTCTTGGGGTAGGCAGCTGGAAGACCAAGGCTTGGGGCAGTGAAACATCTAATTATTGCCTGTGGTCAGTTATCTGTAATCATCTGCTTCCTGGGATGAAGGGCTTGATAGCTGCTGTCAGAGACAAATCCAAAGACTATCAAGaatgtctagaccagtggttctcaaccttcctaatgccgtgaccctttaatacagttcctcatgttgtggtgacgcccaatttcattgttacaaattgtacataattaaagcatagtgattaatcacaaaaacaatatgtaattatctatctgttttccgatggtcttaggcgacccctgtgaaagggtcgttcgacccccaaagtggtcgcgacccacaggttgagaaccgctggtctagacagaGGTATCAGAAGGTATCTACAAATACCCTGATcccaagggtgggggggaaaaggagacatatgtaataccctttgtaatactttaagcaataaaacaattttaaaaaataccctgaTCCTACAGCCAAATCCATATCAGCCAAGTTCATAGTCTTGCCCTATCTATGCTTGACTGCtagaccagttgactggtcgttatgacatgcactgaccacaaggggacagacgctcaatgcaggagctgccccctggtagtcagtgtgctcccacagccaaccttccgtggccagccaacctcccacagtccctgccCCCCGGCTGGCTGCCCCTATaggcctgatcaggactgggcaagatggcagCCCCAGTCggccccgatca
This is a stretch of genomic DNA from Myotis daubentonii chromosome 15, mMyoDau2.1, whole genome shotgun sequence. It encodes these proteins:
- the PEG3 gene encoding paternally-expressed gene 3 protein isoform X3, which codes for MRARNVCHTSFGSSSDYSAKDTMSYQDMVKLTEDRKAQNSIKDNMENYRKLLFLGLQLAEDDGHSHMTQGHSRSKRSAYPSTSRGLRTMPEAKKSTHRRGICEEEASHGAIMEKFKDVLQNPTSARPRVPSDRFPRVPRRADHDWKEVSLDRESVIQEGGCAGNACRGACNCNSNLVSKKKVLERKRRYEFDTDGKGSAHDQRDSPRKKPFEGGEMRRAMSMSSLSPPSAESQPLDFAAMPYVCDECGRAFSVISEFVEHQIMHTRENLYEYGEAFLRSVAVTRKSAARGKCFECKECGETFDKTVDLAEHCQIHSRGHLTECNDEEYEEPFMPSPTFSELQKMYGKEKFYECKVCKETFLHSSALVEHQKKIHGRDDKDDEVFKPNPAFKGLQRMHAKEKMYECNVCGETFRHSSSLKEHQKIHTRANLFENKSKACEETFIPGQPLRRRQKYYLQEKLYSFKDDGDAFGQKFLFPSEHPSVHFQKNSYEGRAYGKSVIHSRPFTESRKSHTITRPPENEDEKAFTISSNPDDNQKITTKENVLEKKPNERSVIHSLSLAEVQKCHSAVGPNKPKVIAESTITSPNIPEQKVHAGEKTSEEKKNERSVIHSLPVFKLPKSPSGNEWNEKGGFSNLHAKQQKPPARPTPNEGDKSNNYKDSVIRRVSGTEPPKSLAAEGASEFKKDGQSTVSKSNVPEHQKARAKKKNIERRNCETSVIHSLHFGEPETFLPREKLYECPECGESFVRSSDLTEHQKIHHRKKPFGSKNYERSVIRSVASADPQTSYAEQPVQVRYGQEPEGMTCIQQPEQASFLDELVEMSYVKEPVQGYGQEPVGMTCLQEPEGMTCLQEPEEMTCLQEPIQTSFFEDLVEMNYVEEPVQGYGQEPVGMICIQQPAQASHPRQPVGVSSAGQPAQASHPRQPVGMSSAGQPAQASHPRQPVGMSSAGQLAQASHPRQPVGVSYAGQPAQASCAQHPVPQECKDCGQSFATIEDLGAHQKIYTQEKFHGGSVIRGAVGGRPEQEEPEPEEEEEEEDSEDSIYGCKDCGLGFADRADLKDHQKVHGREYLVDTREYTQSVIHTHSISEYQRDNTGEQLFECPACGESFVHSSFLFEHQKVHEQDPYYGHRRYDEPFMNPFILNPQRFRAPQANPTAMYLQCHVCGQDFIHGSVFNEHLALHMGEGSPEQAQRSSDAVSAGLALAELQRSQAEEKHYECGICGEAFLSQADLREHKKIHEKDDEPYDYGASFVHTSFLTEPPKGDSPFFECKDCGKSFIHNTVLTKHQKFHVEEEEAAAQEVEANVLVPREVLRIQGSNMEAAEPEVEAAEPEVEAAEPNVEAAEPNGEAEGPDGEAAEPNGEAEQPNGEAEQPNGDADEPDGAGIEDPEERDEELEGKAEEPEGKAEELEGKAEEPEGDADEPDGAGIEDPEEEDEDEEIQVEEPYYDCRECGETFTTTSAYGEHRQTHARVIIFESGNVYGEGSHYTGQASTSTQGSDRAEDKYFKCDVCGQFFCDRLSLARHQNTHTG